The sequence TTCACGGGTCTcatctttttattccttcctctgattgctagtgggcatgtaaacttaaTCCAAGGTTGCTGGTTGGCGCcacaatttctaccaccagaatcctctCGCTTACCTGATTTATATTTGCCACTCTATAAACGAGCCTCCCATTTAATATCTAAGCTGCAGATCGTTGACTTTTTCCCCGCTTCTATAGATATTCAGGTAACATCTCTCTCTAGTAATCCTCAATATCCGTCTTCCTCACTTTGCATAGTCCCTAGATATATTCTCTTTTTAACtattttccttttgatattttgtaGCATACCCTCCCTCATCATTGCACAAACATTCCACGTCTCTGCGTTCATTGCTGCCTTTTTCCTCTCCATACCCTTGATCTTCCTTTACCCGTTTTTGACCGCTGCTactgatgataagtctctgcaaaggtttcgcatgttgacgacgtCAAGGACCTTGCCGGTTCtacagtctatttctcttattttatttatatgatagatctcttttatatatttatctgatcTACtgcagtatgttggcgttcgtaagatatagCTAACTTTGTCGGAAAATACGCAGCTATTAAATTTacgtaataggtttagtctatttttcagtctaagGTCTGATAAAGATACCCACCCCAGtctatctaagaggtcagtaacgctaacaagactatcgcaacGACTTCTAACGTGTCTGGTAGCTCTTCcctgcacgcgttctaactccttttttaagcctatttcatgaggatcccaaaaactggcagcgtattccaagaGGGGTCTAAAGAGGGAGAGGTAGctgatttctctcactttgtcgtcgcactttcatagtattctttttacaaaactcaatttacgattagcttgacctgttatttcccgaatatgtttattccacgatagatcaatATTGAGTATagctcctagatatttcacggattctacACTCTCTAATTGGGCACCGTAAATAATATAGCTTTGCTGAGGCAAGTTTtatccagaaattcattactacgaaTTTTCCAAATTTAACTAACTGCCACGTATTGCACTACGCTTgaatagcagcaaggtcgtttgttagttcatctctatctttactggaacggatttccctgtaaactacagcgtcttCAGCTAATACTCGTAGCTTAATGTATAAAaaacagggtggagaaaaattggtaaaaaactATACAGAGTTAGAGAAATTTGGTCACAAAATTTGTACCCTGGACTGCTGCCAgtaggaaaaaaacaaataatgttTACCTCAAAAGCACaccatttttaacactagaaccgcggagggggtcaaattgaccccttacgattttcaacatgtatatttcacacttaatttttttttcacaaacctgacattttctgacttttaatgaattttagaaaggcgtattcgtgcaaaattccgacgctctaggactatttttgtgaacactagacaacaatatacctagaaccgcggtaggggtcattttgacccctgctctgttgtcgttcccgaactttatattttcgcagcagaaattcaccgcaagcgtTATTTTCGAAGGTCGAATGTATGGGAATGGCATGGATTACCTCTGTCGTTTCTTATTAGGCCGCAGATAAAGGCAACCTGCCCAGCGGACGCCTGAAAGAATGTGAGAGTCGAGCCGCGTAGAAATTGATCTACGCGAAAATTTCCGGGCACCCCCGTTTCCTCGGCTACCCCcactcaaggctccttccttcTCCTACCGTGCCTCCCCTACCAGTGTGGCGTCATTGTAGTCGCCAgctcaattacatgaattacaatgtaatacttcgcaattcacccgaattcatcagtttgcGCGGTAGTTCGTCTCGCCCGTTCGATTGTTGCGCTGCATCGCTCAGCGCTGAACGAAGGGCAATACCGTTTCAAGGGTGATACTCCATTCAACGCCCAGCGATGCGTCGGTCAAAGGGATACACCGCAGACAAGGTCGTTCGTATTCTCGAGCAACTTCAGGATGTGCCTGAGGATTGCTCTGAGGCGGAGGATGATCCTGTTGTAGTGTATGACGGCGGCGTTGACGCCGAAGAAGACAGTGAAGAGTCCTTGACTGAAGATTCAAGCGAAGACACTGgtaagtttcctatttttattttactcgcattctttgataattgttacaaatctatttcataaagcatttattttgtttggtaCAGGTAATGAAGGTGAGGAGTACGTTCCCTATCAGCCGCCAACCACCCGCACTCTACGACGTGGACGTGGTCCCCAAATACAGCCTCCCGTGGACCAAGTCGCGTCCACAGTTCCTGCTCGAGGGACGGGGTCGCCCTGGAACTGCCCAGGGCCTCTGACGTGGTGCTCGGGGCCATCGAGGACGTGGGGGTGGCGATGCTGTAGTCGCACCTGCTGAAGACGACGAGCCGCTTGAGTCTGCTGCTGCCGCTCCTCGTGGCCAGGTACGAGGACGAGGTGGTTCTCGCCGGGGGCGTgctagtcttcaatcttcttcttcaCTGAGGGTGATGTTCGCTCAGCATGGGATTTGGTGATAACTCCAACTATGCTGAAGCACATGAAGATGTGTACGGAAAATCGGGCTCGTGAAGAAAGTGGGGAGAAGGACTGGTCGGTATCTATGGATGAACTGGAAGCTTTCATTGCAGTTTTGTATGCACGTacggagcaaggaacttggagcttgactagacattcttcattactgtatgtttctctgcaccaataaaagtgtttcttttttcttaaataaatttacatttttcccccatcctcagccgaacatatagtaaaaatgtgaaaaacgcattatttgtgcaaggcgggtagcctatctagcgcttataccgcccacatatcattcaaatttcattgtaaatctcagataattcatttcacatagtgcagtatccaaaagaaacccaaaatactaaaaatatggcaagaaaagacgaggggtcaaaatgaccccctccgcggttctaggtatacgaaaaagtccgcggttctagtgttaaacaatagaaactttgagccaagcgctccgattggccgtgtGTTCGCGCTGTGGTCGAATGCCTGGGACGCATCGCGATCTCCGGTGGGCAAAACATTCGAGGTGATGAGTTGTCCAGAggatccggcaacagggcaaacttgtggccaatcggagcgcttggctcaaagtttctgttgttaaaaaatggtgcgttttctacCAAAACATCATGAGTAAGTTTGGTTCCTGCAGGCATCAGCCATCCAGGGTTAacatttcgtgacaaaatttttctctacCCTCTATATTTACGGTCGAACGGAGGGTATTTATCGCGCatgatattattttacattttcctatGTCTTAGATTCTCCATTCACAAAAActaattccctaattttaatatctATTGGTCTTTCAATTTCTACGCATTTA comes from Ischnura elegans chromosome X, ioIscEleg1.1, whole genome shotgun sequence and encodes:
- the LOC124171346 gene encoding uncharacterized protein LOC124171346, translated to MRRSKGYTADKVVRILEQLQDVPEDCSEAEDDPVVVYDGGVDAEEDSEESLTEDSSEDTGNEGEEYVPYQPPTTRTLRRGRGPQIQPPVDQVASTVPARGTGSPWNCPGPLTWCSGPSRTWGWRCCSRTC